Genomic DNA from Gimesia aquarii:
AATTCTGAACCTCAAAAAACGAAAGGTCACTCTTCTGAGATAGTAACAGAAGGCAATTCACTTGAAACGCTGGCGAGCCAGTTTCTGGATGAATATCGACAGTGGTTGAACCCTTCAATTGAAGATTATGCGATTGCTTATCCTGAATATGCCGAAGCAATCCGTGAAAGCTTTCCCGTGCTGATCACAATGGAGCAATGGAAAGGAAATCGAGAGTCCTCGCGCTTACTATACCCACCACCTGATGAGTTCATTGTTAAACAACTGGGGGATTATCGATTCATTCGTGAAATCAGTCGCAACAAAACATCAATCTCTTACGAAGCAATACAGGGTAGCTCAAATCGTCATGTTGCAGTAAAGATGTTACCCTGGAAGGCAGAAACGATCCCACGTTGGAGGGATCGATTCAAACTTGAGTCCGGTCTGGCATCTCGGCTCAAGCACCCGAATATCATCTCCCTCTATCATGTTGGAGAAGATCAGGGATATTGCTACGCGGTTCTGCAACTAGTGAATGGAGTCAGGTTGGATCAAATCATCCAATATCTGTCAGACGAGAACAAAGAAGTTTCTCATGACAAGCAGACTGAAGCAATTGCGCTCACTTTAACACAAAATAAATGGAATGCATTTGCAGAAATCGGGCTGCAGATAGCCAAAGCCTTACGTTATTCTCATAGCCGAGGAATATTACATTTTAATATCAGCCCGGAAAACATCTTATTAAATCGTGAAAGGCAGAGCTGGCTGGCCAATTTCAGCTTACCACAATTTGCAGATGGATTACTAAAACAACAGTCTGCAAGAGTGTTACTTTACCAGGCCCCTGAACGATTCAAAGATCAGCATAACGAGCAAAGTGACCTCTATTCTCTAGGAATGGTACTCTACGAACTGGCAACACTCTCGCCCGCTTTCAAGATTGATAAGAGAAGTAAACTGATCGATCATATCCTCCACAATGAAGCATTGCGGCCCCGTAAACGAAACGCAAATATTCCAGTAGACTTTGAAACGATCATTTTGAATTGTATCGCAAAATCGCAACAAACACGGTATCGATCAGCAAAAGAACTCAGTGTTGATCTTGTTCGATTTATTAATGGGAGGAATATCAAACTCCGTACAAAGCACCGTCACAATTCCCCCAAAAGTTGGTTTATATTCCGTAAAAATAACCACTAAAACGTTATAAATAGCCTCAGATCATATAACACGGTCACTTAGGGCTAGTATCGCCGAAACGGCGGAGGCTGCTGATCACGCATAGGACGGCGTCTACCACGTGGGGGACGTCTCAGATTTCCGGGACGACGTGGGGCACCTTCTGGTTGTAGTTTCTTGAGAACAGATTTGTATTTTTCAAATTTGTCCCACATCACGATGCTATCTACTTCATTTCCCATTTCTTCATAAATATGAGAGAGTTCCTCTGTTGCATCGCGAAGCTCATAATAAATAAAAGGCGCCTGGGATTGTGTTTTCAATTCTGTTTCCAGAATTTCAACCGCACCCTCCAATAAACTGATTGCTTCTTCTTCGTGTTCTTTTCTATAAAGAATTTTTCCTAACGCAATTTGAAACTTTGCTAACCAGTTTTTATATTCAGCGTATTGAGGAAATTGAACAATGAGTTCTTTTTGTAATCTGATGGCTGCTCTTAACGAAAGCTCAGCTGAATCATGACGTAGACGTACTTCCTCTAAAGTCGCATTCTGTTTTGATAATGCATCTAATACATGAGCCATCTTATTGTGTGCATGGATTAAAGAAATTTTGTACTCAGGAATAGTCGGGTATTCAGAAACCAAACGGCTCGCATGCTGAATTGCTTTTTTTAATTGTGTAAGAAGCGCCTCATTTACTAAGAACGTGGGAACATGTTGAATATCTATTCTTTCATAAGCTTTAACAATGGCCTGACGATAGTCTGCAACATGGGGGTATTCCTGAACCAGATTTTCAAGAATCTGATGCACACGTTCTTGTTTTTTGCTGTCTTCCGACGATTGCGGAAAAGATCGATTTGATATTTGCTCCTGCAGACACAAAGCCAGGAGGTATCGATATTCCGGTTTTGCAGAATTGGAGTGAATCAGCTGTTCAAGAATATCAATCGCTTCTTGTAAACGAGCCTGCTCGTACCCTGACTCATTATCAATCATATGGGGCAGGGGAGTTGCTGATTCTGCTCTGTTTCTCTCAATTTGTTCAGGACGAATTTTCCGAGACATCAAATAGTAAGTACGTGCCAGTTCAAAACGAAGCGAAGCTTGATCCGGTTTTTGAGCCAGCGCGGTTTGCAATATTTGTTCTGCCTTGTGATGAGACTGTTTTGCCTCCTGACGTTGCCCCAGATAGCTATAAACTCGACCAATTTCATTTAAAAGAGTAGCAATCGTAAAGGGATCTGATTTTTCGAGATTCTGCTGATAAAGTGTGAGCGACTTTTGATATGCATCTAACGCAGACTCAAAGTCCCCCAGTCGACGATGAATATCACCGACTTTGTGTTGCGCATTTGCCGCTTTTAGCTCAAACTCATGTTGCTCTCCGGTCGATTCAGCCAACTGCTCATAGAACTGTACCATTCCCGCCAATAAATCAGCCGATTCGCGAGACAAAACTGGTTCTACATAATCGGCAGTTGTATTGTCACTTTTCGAAGAACCAGCGCGACTTGGAACAAATCGGTTAAAGACTCGGTCAAGTGCCTCTGTCGCCAATTGAGAAGACGCTTCAGCACGTTTTCTTTGCTGTCGTTCCTGTTCAAATCCAAAAGCAAAAGAGACTCCCAGCATCATTAACAGGAATAAAGCAAGACTCGATAAGGTTGCAACAGCGGGATTTCTACGACTCCAGCGCCAGAGACGCTCAATGGCAGTCACGCGCCTGGCTCGAATCGGCCGGTTATCAAGAAAACGTTGCAGGTCCTCAGCTAAATCTCTCGCATTCTGATAGCGATGTTTGGGGTTATGTGCAATCGCTTTGAGCACAATCGTTTCCAGATCGCGTGAAATCTCAGGATTAATACGCCTGAGTGGAACAACAGAACCATGTGTAATCCGTTCAATCATTTGGTGCCGACTTGAACGTTCAATGGCGGGATGTTTTGTTAATAATTCATAAAGCGTGATTCCCAGCCCATAAATATCGCTTTGGGAGCAGGTCTCCCCCCGAAACATTTCAGGCGCCATATAGCCCAGAGTACCCACGATATCTGTTGACTGACTGACATCACTCTGTTCGGCTGCACGTGCTAAACCAAAATCTGTGATGCATAATAGGCCATCTCGATCGAGAAGTAGATTTCCCGGTTTAATGTCACGATGCAAGATTCCGCGTTCATGGGCATATTGCAAAGCATTCGCAGCCTGGATTCCCAAAACGGCAATCTTTTGTGGAGTTTTTACATATTCTTCAAAGTCCGCTTCCACGTGATTTTCTGTTTTTGCTTGACCCAGCGTATTTGGATTTGAAAATTTATCTTCCGATTCAGAAGTCTCTATTCCCATCTGCGTTGTCGAATTACCTGCAACATTCAATCTGCTGGATACTTTATCAGCAGCCGT
This window encodes:
- a CDS encoding serine/threonine protein kinase, with product MNSEPQKTKGHSSEIVTEGNSLETLASQFLDEYRQWLNPSIEDYAIAYPEYAEAIRESFPVLITMEQWKGNRESSRLLYPPPDEFIVKQLGDYRFIREISRNKTSISYEAIQGSSNRHVAVKMLPWKAETIPRWRDRFKLESGLASRLKHPNIISLYHVGEDQGYCYAVLQLVNGVRLDQIIQYLSDENKEVSHDKQTEAIALTLTQNKWNAFAEIGLQIAKALRYSHSRGILHFNISPENILLNRERQSWLANFSLPQFADGLLKQQSARVLLYQAPERFKDQHNEQSDLYSLGMVLYELATLSPAFKIDKRSKLIDHILHNEALRPRKRNANIPVDFETIILNCIAKSQQTRYRSAKELSVDLVRFINGRNIKLRTKHRHNSPKSWFIFRKNNH
- a CDS encoding serine/threonine-protein kinase; the protein is MSSRSQHAINDQITSEFPDLEQIAEEFIAQLRKGTSVSISEYVERYPDLANEIQEYFPAIIALEGGKHVGDSNGKVSLGASTPKQLGDFRIVQELGRGGMGVVYEAVQESLNRRVALKLLPRHLLLEEKQLKRFRREAELTASLHHTNIVPVYGVGENDGFHYYVMQLIEGIGLDELAQRMVVTAADKVSSRLNVAGNSTTQMGIETSESEDKFSNPNTLGQAKTENHVEADFEEYVKTPQKIAVLGIQAANALQYAHERGILHRDIKPGNLLLDRDGLLCITDFGLARAAEQSDVSQSTDIVGTLGYMAPEMFRGETCSQSDIYGLGITLYELLTKHPAIERSSRHQMIERITHGSVVPLRRINPEISRDLETIVLKAIAHNPKHRYQNARDLAEDLQRFLDNRPIRARRVTAIERLWRWSRRNPAVATLSSLALFLLMMLGVSFAFGFEQERQQRKRAEASSQLATEALDRVFNRFVPSRAGSSKSDNTTADYVEPVLSRESADLLAGMVQFYEQLAESTGEQHEFELKAANAQHKVGDIHRRLGDFESALDAYQKSLTLYQQNLEKSDPFTIATLLNEIGRVYSYLGQRQEAKQSHHKAEQILQTALAQKPDQASLRFELARTYYLMSRKIRPEQIERNRAESATPLPHMIDNESGYEQARLQEAIDILEQLIHSNSAKPEYRYLLALCLQEQISNRSFPQSSEDSKKQERVHQILENLVQEYPHVADYRQAIVKAYERIDIQHVPTFLVNEALLTQLKKAIQHASRLVSEYPTIPEYKISLIHAHNKMAHVLDALSKQNATLEEVRLRHDSAELSLRAAIRLQKELIVQFPQYAEYKNWLAKFQIALGKILYRKEHEEEAISLLEGAVEILETELKTQSQAPFIYYELRDATEELSHIYEEMGNEVDSIVMWDKFEKYKSVLKKLQPEGAPRRPGNLRRPPRGRRRPMRDQQPPPFRRY